A window of Infirmifilum lucidum contains these coding sequences:
- a CDS encoding Nre family DNA repair protein, protein MYKKPNPKLCTQCKGSRRLCGLPQCPILVKLREQLSLSRHLGTSLESHTPPSILVGEYGYPCVRVGVNLPVGEEAPELFENPREWWGRLGLLDILRLRARLVYSYAKLPVKRLGGRVVNAVRESAMSYKPVDSEAIFKRPPVFAPRFDPLLKPLGFSGEAESIRVLGNPSVPRRVDSLALERVRAERAIIELYRAGFDVYYLQRLLSAGVLGVEKRFVPTRWAITAVDKKIGDFLLDRIRDRPEITDYEVYHSNYIGNNYTLVLIPGPWSMEMIEAWLPGSMWVPSGGTEIYDIHEWEDGRPSREDGGYYAIRVAVLESLAGRGRQAGVLAIREITPEYFAPVGNWQIRESVRRALSGRAERASSLEEALQIASKYLLMPLDVVEEKSELLRRVRRQARLPSFLARE, encoded by the coding sequence GTGTATAAGAAGCCTAACCCCAAGCTCTGTACCCAGTGCAAGGGCTCCAGGAGGCTCTGCGGGCTACCGCAGTGCCCCATACTCGTCAAGCTGAGAGAGCAGTTAAGCCTTAGCAGGCACCTCGGCACGTCTCTTGAATCCCACACCCCTCCCTCAATCCTAGTTGGCGAGTATGGTTACCCATGTGTGAGAGTGGGGGTCAATCTTCCCGTGGGAGAGGAAGCTCCGGAGCTCTTCGAGAACCCCAGAGAGTGGTGGGGCAGGCTCGGTCTACTGGACATCCTGAGGCTGAGGGCGCGCCTCGTATACTCGTACGCGAAGTTACCGGTCAAGAGGCTTGGAGGGCGGGTAGTCAACGCCGTGCGGGAGTCCGCCATGTCCTACAAGCCTGTGGACTCTGAGGCCATCTTTAAGAGGCCCCCGGTGTTTGCGCCGCGCTTCGACCCGCTACTAAAGCCGCTGGGGTTCTCGGGGGAGGCTGAGAGCATACGGGTGCTCGGGAACCCCAGTGTTCCGAGGCGTGTAGATAGCCTGGCCCTGGAAAGAGTGAGAGCAGAGAGGGCGATAATTGAGCTTTACCGTGCTGGCTTTGACGTCTACTATCTCCAGCGCTTACTCTCGGCAGGCGTGCTAGGAGTCGAGAAGAGATTCGTCCCGACGAGGTGGGCTATCACAGCTGTTGACAAAAAGATTGGCGACTTCCTCCTGGACAGGATACGCGACAGGCCCGAAATCACGGACTACGAGGTCTACCACTCGAACTATATCGGGAACAACTACACACTGGTGCTGATCCCGGGCCCCTGGAGCATGGAGATGATCGAAGCCTGGCTCCCGGGATCCATGTGGGTGCCAAGCGGAGGAACTGAGATCTACGACATCCACGAGTGGGAGGATGGCAGGCCGAGCAGGGAAGACGGGGGCTACTACGCTATTCGCGTAGCAGTCCTGGAGAGCCTCGCGGGCCGCGGCAGGCAGGCGGGAGTCCTCGCAATAAGGGAGATAACCCCGGAGTACTTTGCACCCGTTGGGAACTGGCAGATAAGGGAGAGCGTTAGAAGGGCCCTTAGCGGGAGAGCTGAGAGAGCTTCAAGCCTCGAGGAGGCATTACAGATTGCCTCGAAGTACCTTCTCATGCCTCTAGACGTCGTAGAGGAGAAGAGCGAGCTCCTGAGGAGGGTTAGGAGGCAGGCAAGGTTACCTAGCTTCTTGGCTCGAGAGTAG
- a CDS encoding CBS domain-containing protein, translated as MVLSQSLYELLVAVVQLYEANKRPVTSTEIAERLGKSDGTVRNSMSALKALGLIEARTGPNGGYVPTVKGLECVKAPQALERLWEPLQVVVDDHPSRIYALELDLIGLTDPAGVKATLRVTGSIHQLREGVRIRVGPTPRTRLMIAGIVSGVDFKRKEVLLSVETFVAVPRITASEVMTPNPIVVREDEALSSVARLLLKNDIRALPVVDSQERLCGIIGASRIVRAYLDGNHDARVRDYMEKNVPVIRPDTDILDIMKILASRKTGRAVVVDEEGKPKGIVTRTDVLNKLVSLTTLEPRS; from the coding sequence ATGGTGCTTTCGCAGAGCCTCTACGAGCTACTCGTCGCCGTAGTGCAGCTCTACGAGGCTAACAAGAGGCCTGTCACGAGCACTGAGATAGCCGAGCGCCTTGGCAAGAGCGACGGCACTGTAAGGAACTCAATGTCCGCCTTGAAGGCACTAGGCCTGATAGAGGCACGCACGGGGCCTAACGGCGGCTACGTCCCCACAGTGAAGGGGCTGGAGTGCGTGAAAGCCCCTCAAGCACTCGAGCGTCTCTGGGAGCCCCTACAAGTAGTCGTGGACGACCACCCTAGCAGGATATACGCGTTGGAACTAGACCTCATCGGCTTAACAGACCCGGCGGGCGTCAAGGCAACTCTTAGAGTCACGGGCAGCATTCACCAGCTCAGGGAGGGCGTGAGGATAAGGGTGGGCCCTACTCCCAGGACTAGGCTTATGATTGCAGGTATAGTCTCGGGCGTCGACTTTAAGAGGAAGGAGGTTCTCCTGTCCGTAGAGACGTTTGTGGCCGTGCCGAGAATAACAGCGTCCGAGGTCATGACCCCAAACCCGATCGTAGTGCGCGAGGATGAGGCTCTCTCGAGTGTGGCGAGATTACTACTCAAGAACGATATACGGGCGCTCCCGGTAGTCGACAGCCAGGAGAGGCTCTGCGGCATCATAGGCGCTTCACGGATCGTTAGAGCCTACCTCGACGGCAATCACGATGCCAGGGTTAGGGACTACATGGAGAAGAACGTCCCCGTAATAAGGCCGGACACCGACATACTCGACATCATGAAGATACTAGCCTCGAGGAAGACCGGAAGGGCTGTAGTCGTGGACGAGGAAGGGAAGCCTAAGGGGATCGTCACGAGGACAGACGTGCTCAACAAGCTGGTAAGCCTCACTACTCTCGAGCCAAGAAGCTAG